Genomic segment of Vibrio celticus:
GCACACCGTTAGAGAACTCAGAGGCTAAACGTGCTGCGCCTTCTTGTGGGTGGCGCATTACAAAGGCGTCAACGTAAGATGAAATAACCTGCACCGAATCGGCAAGTGTTTCGCCTTTTTTCGCCAGCGATGTGTTACCGCCATTATCAAAACCGATGACCGTGCCACCTAGGCGTTGAACTGCGGTTTCAAATGAAAGGCGAGTTCGAGTTGACGGCTCAAAGAAGCAACTCGCCACCACCTTATTTTTCAGCAGCTCTGGATTTGGCTCTGCTTTGAGTCTTGCGGCAGTATCGACGATAAGCTCCAGTTCATCACGAGAGAGCTCTGGAATGGAGATGATGTGCTTGTTAAATAACGAATGCGCCATAACGGGTCTTCCTTTTTCTATGCATACAGTCAAATTTCGGACAAAAAAAAGCCCCCTAAAAATAGGAGGCTTCGAAACGATCAATAGAGCAAAATAAAAATGACACCACCGCCACTCTTTGGCGTGCAGTTTGACAATTATGTGCGACAGAATTGCGGTTCATTTTTTGCTCTCTTTAGACAAATTGCGGAGGATTATACTCAGATAAAAAGGCCATGCAATACTTTCTGTAAAGTATTCATTTAATGGATTTTTATGCGAAATAGTATCGATTTCTAGCTTCTATTTAAGCCTTTGTTGGAACTGAGGATCTCAGGCTTTTTCAGGTAATAATCTTATCTAGTACATGAAAAAAAATGCGGGTTTTATCCAAGGTCAAAATCCCAAGAACGCCACCCGCATTTCCCTGTTACTGCACTGAACTTGTCAATGCATTGCGAACAAGTGAGTGCTTAACTTTTTAACTTCGTAACTTTTAAATTTATTAGCTGCCTAGTGTCGCAACCATTACTGCTTTGATGGTGTGCATGCGGTTTTCTGCTTCATCGAACACGATTGAGTATTCAGACTCGACCACTTCATCCGTCACTTCTACGCCATCTTTAAGCTGCGGATATTCAGCAGCAAGTTGTTTGCCGACTGTTGTATCTTCACCGTGGAAAGCGGGTAGGCAGTGCATGAATTTCACATGTGGATTGCCTGTTGCTTTGATCATTTCCATGTTCACTTGGTAAGGCATCATTAGGTTGATACGCTCAGCCCATGCTTCTTTTGCTTCGCCCATCGATACCCAAACGTCGGTGTATAGGAAGTCACAACCTTGCACACCTTCTTGAACATCTTCTGTTAGCGTGATTTTGCCGCCAGTGTGTTCTGCGATTTCACGACATTGAGCCAGTAGCTCTTCTTGTGGCCAGAATTGTTTTGGAGCAACAAGGCGAATGTCCATACCCATTTTCGCAGCGCCAACCATTAGAGAGTTACCCATGTTGTTGCGAGCATCACCTAGGTAAGCAAAGCTGATTTCATGCAGTTGTTTACCACGGCCGTATTCCGTCATGGTTAGGAAGTCAGCTAGGATTTGTGTTGGGTGGAATTCGTCAGTCAGACCATTCCATACTGGAACTCCAGCGTAAGCGCCTAGCTCTTCAACAATCTCTTGACCAAAGCCGCGGTATTCAATGCCATCGTACATACGGCCAAGAACGCGAGCGGTGTCTTTCATTGATTCTTTGTGGCCAATTTGAGAGCCAGATGGGCCTAAGTAAGATACTCGAGCGCCTTGGTCGAATGCAGCAACTTCAAATGCACAGCGAGTACGAGTTGAGGTTTTCTCAAAGATAAGTGCAATGTTTTTGCCAGTCAGTGTTGGCTGTTCGTAACCGTTGTACTTCGCTTTTTTTAGCTCCATAGAAAGATCTAACAAGTGTTGAATTTCGCGTGGAGTGAAATCTAGTAGTTTTAGGAAGTTACGATTGCGTAGGTTAAAAGCCATGATGTATTCCTTCTTAGATTTAGGCGCTTTCCTGTTACAGGGAAATAAAATTCAAGAAAGCGCGATTCAATTTTTGTGTATTAATTTCAGTTCAAACGGTGATTCAGTTTTCTCGCAAGGTTTGAAAAGCTCGCGAGTGGATTAATCTTTGGTGATGTTGGTGCCCGCTAGGCCTTGCAGGATTTGCAAACCATCTTCGAGTGCACCAATACCGACGACTTTGCCGCCTTGCTGAATGAATTCGCACGATGCTTCAATTTTTGGCCCCATTGAGCCTGCATCAAATTCGAATTGCGCCAGTTCACTTGGTGTGGTGCTGCGCAGTGCGTGTTGAGTCGGTTTGCCCCAGTCAAGGTAAACAGCGTCCGCGTCGGTCAGAATAAGCAGTGCATCCGCATCCAATT
This window contains:
- a CDS encoding ornithine carbamoyltransferase; translation: MAFNLRNRNFLKLLDFTPREIQHLLDLSMELKKAKYNGYEQPTLTGKNIALIFEKTSTRTRCAFEVAAFDQGARVSYLGPSGSQIGHKESMKDTARVLGRMYDGIEYRGFGQEIVEELGAYAGVPVWNGLTDEFHPTQILADFLTMTEYGRGKQLHEISFAYLGDARNNMGNSLMVGAAKMGMDIRLVAPKQFWPQEELLAQCREIAEHTGGKITLTEDVQEGVQGCDFLYTDVWVSMGEAKEAWAERINLMMPYQVNMEMIKATGNPHVKFMHCLPAFHGEDTTVGKQLAAEYPQLKDGVEVTDEVVESEYSIVFDEAENRMHTIKAVMVATLGS